Proteins from a single region of Ranitomeya imitator isolate aRanImi1 unplaced genomic scaffold, aRanImi1.pri SCAFFOLD_404, whole genome shotgun sequence:
- the LOC138655126 gene encoding uncharacterized protein has translation MSFNTLSYGPAEAEEIISRVTIPGEFLHTPSEEIRSRDLERELRRKTALELHYVTLAEYHKVKRIPRGLRVSLRPTLFQDRPDFCQKFESILNKCSMDIIILTIEHLHKELSTVEAQVTSIQQQLSSTLTPDKFDLILQKTNKTIEEFRSQLQERKRSKFLRDAEDYHREQVYKWQDINYYREGRSYRRGNSSTSSGSESEFMSRTPLPFLEQRRGRSTKGRRGGAVDNTVLESSRIRTRSQVP, from the exons ATGTCATTTAACACTTTATCTTATGGCCCAGCAGAGGCAGAAGAAATTATTTCACGAGTAACTATTCCAGGAGAATTTTTACATACCCCTTCAGAAGAGATCAGATCCCGTGATCTAGAGAGAGAGCTAAGAAGGAAAACAGCCCTCGAATTACACTATGTGACATTAGCTGAGTATCACAAGGTCAAGAGGATACCGAGAGGACTTCGAGTCTCCCTCAGACCCACGCTCTTCCAGGATAGACCGGACTTCTGTCAGAAGTTTGAGAGTATCTTAAACAAATGTTCCATGGATATAATTATTCTTACTATTGAGCATCTTCATAAAGAACTTTCAACGGTCGAGGCACAGGTCACTTCCATTCAACAACAATTAAGTAGCACATTAACTCCTGATAAATTTGATCTTATTTTACAGAAGACCAATAAGACGATTGAAGAATTTAGGTCTCAACTTCAGGAAAGAAAACGATCCAAATTCCTGCGTGACGCCGAGGACTACCACCGGGAACAAGTGTATAAATGGCAGGATATAAACTACTACAGGGAAGGAAGGAGCTACCGTCGTGGCAACTCGTCAACATCATCAGGCTCAGAGAGCGAATTTATGTCTCGCACTCCCCTCCCTTTTTTAGAACAAAGGCGGGGGAGAAGTACAAAAGGCCGACGAGGAGGGGCCGTAGACAACACAGTGCTCGAGAGTTCACGGATACGCACACGATCTCAG GTTCCTTGA